From a single Chitinophaga sp. Cy-1792 genomic region:
- a CDS encoding alpha-L-fucosidase, translated as MKITPLLAGLLACNMAFAQEIKPYGALPSKAQAAWNDMEYYMFIHFGPNTFTNKEWGHGDEDPKVFNPSHVDARQWARTAKAAGMKGIVLTAKHHDGFCLWPSKYSTHTVRESMYKGDILKELSAACKEYGLKFGVYLSPWDRNHPDYGTPKYNQTFVNTLTEVLSNYGPVFEQWFDGANDGTKPQKYDFELFNNTVHKLQPDAVIFSDVGPGCRWVGNENGIAGTTNWSTLNIKGFGPGRAAPPQQTLNEGVEDGEAWVPAECDVSIRPGWFYSPDTDDKVKSVSDLLKIYYGSIGRNGNLILNVPVDRDGVIHKNDSTRLMELRRVLDETFKDNLAKKATITATAVRQNNAAVKVAHLNDGNSKTYWSTPDNVTDAAFTLTFKAPVTFNRLVLQEFLPLGQRVKAFTVEAMENGQFREIARETTIGHKRILLLPNTTTTQVRVHILDAKACPVITEVGLYKAPVVLTQPVLQRSSNGDVKILTASNDQHIYYTLDGTAPTAKSAEYTAGQAIPMPKGGEIRAVAMGEGRSSAVTTIKYDVAPGNWKVVGGDDKAAAAIDGNEYTAWVSKTTGYPQELQVDLGETLTLKGFAYIPVTNSHAGGVVYGYEYYTSEDGQHWTKAAAGSFANIKNSPVAQAVRFAPVKARYVRFVATSPADEKDEKVSVAELGIITR; from the coding sequence ATGAAAATAACACCGTTACTGGCAGGACTACTCGCCTGCAACATGGCCTTTGCCCAGGAAATAAAACCTTACGGCGCTTTACCTTCCAAAGCCCAGGCAGCGTGGAACGACATGGAATATTACATGTTCATCCACTTCGGCCCTAATACCTTCACCAACAAGGAGTGGGGACATGGAGATGAAGATCCCAAAGTATTTAATCCTTCGCATGTAGATGCCCGCCAGTGGGCACGTACCGCCAAGGCAGCCGGGATGAAAGGAATCGTGCTGACCGCAAAACATCACGATGGCTTTTGCCTCTGGCCAAGCAAATACAGTACGCATACCGTCAGAGAAAGTATGTACAAAGGAGATATCCTGAAAGAGCTTTCCGCAGCATGTAAGGAATATGGCCTGAAATTCGGCGTCTACCTTTCGCCGTGGGACCGCAACCATCCTGACTATGGCACGCCAAAATACAACCAGACATTTGTGAACACACTCACAGAGGTGTTGTCGAACTACGGGCCTGTGTTTGAGCAATGGTTTGATGGCGCCAACGATGGTACCAAGCCACAGAAATATGATTTTGAACTTTTCAATAATACCGTACACAAACTGCAGCCGGACGCTGTCATCTTTAGTGACGTAGGACCAGGCTGCCGCTGGGTCGGTAATGAAAACGGTATTGCCGGTACTACCAACTGGAGTACACTCAATATCAAAGGCTTCGGTCCGGGAAGAGCGGCTCCTCCGCAGCAAACCCTCAACGAAGGCGTGGAAGACGGCGAAGCATGGGTGCCGGCAGAATGTGATGTGAGCATTCGTCCGGGATGGTTCTATAGTCCGGATACGGATGATAAAGTGAAGTCTGTAAGTGATCTGCTGAAGATCTACTACGGCAGCATTGGCCGTAACGGTAACCTGATCCTGAACGTGCCTGTAGACCGCGATGGTGTTATCCATAAAAATGATTCTACCCGTTTGATGGAGCTGCGTCGCGTACTGGATGAGACTTTCAAAGATAATCTTGCTAAAAAAGCTACTATAACAGCAACTGCAGTCAGACAAAATAATGCAGCAGTAAAGGTGGCTCATCTCAACGACGGTAACAGCAAAACATACTGGTCTACACCGGATAATGTGACAGATGCGGCGTTTACGCTTACTTTCAAGGCGCCGGTAACCTTTAACCGGCTGGTGTTGCAGGAGTTCCTGCCACTGGGCCAGCGTGTGAAAGCCTTTACCGTAGAGGCGATGGAGAACGGTCAGTTCAGAGAGATTGCCAGAGAAACAACTATTGGTCATAAGCGCATCCTGTTGCTGCCTAATACCACTACCACACAAGTAAGGGTACATATCCTGGACGCGAAAGCCTGTCCGGTGATTACGGAAGTGGGACTGTACAAGGCGCCGGTGGTGCTGACACAGCCGGTATTGCAGCGTAGCAGCAATGGCGATGTGAAGATCCTTACAGCCAGCAACGACCAGCATATATATTATACGCTGGATGGAACCGCGCCAACTGCTAAGTCGGCGGAATATACAGCCGGCCAGGCGATCCCGATGCCTAAGGGCGGAGAAATCCGTGCAGTGGCTATGGGCGAAGGCAGATCCAGCGCAGTGACGACTATTAAATATGATGTAGCGCCGGGTAATTGGAAGGTAGTTGGTGGAGATGACAAGGCTGCCGCCGCTATTGATGGTAATGAGTATACTGCCTGGGTATCTAAAACTACTGGTTATCCGCAGGAGTTGCAGGTGGATCTGGGCGAGACGCTGACCCTGAAGGGTTTCGCTTACATTCCTGTGACAAACAGCCATGCTGGTGGTGTGGTATATGGTTATGAATATTATACCAGCGAGGATGGCCAGCATTGGACGAAGGCTGCGGCAGGCAGTTTCGCCAATATCAAGAACAGCCCTGTGGCGCAGGCGGTGCGTTTTGCGCCGGTAAAGGCCAGGTATGTACGTTTTGTGGCTACCAGTCCGGCGGATGAAAAGGACGAGAAGGTGAGTGTAGCGGAGCTGGGAATTATCACCAGATAG
- the galK gene encoding galactokinase — translation MIQKTKEQFVELFGKEPLIVVSPGRINLIGEHTDYNDGFVLPAAIDKKIVYAIALNGTNQCNAFAEFNQEKASFSLDAVVPTPGWINYLMGVVATLQQRGYSVAGFDCVVAGDIPVGAGLSSSAAVEGGLVAALDKLFGYGLSRMEMALIGQQAEHTFPGVMCGIMDQFANLHGKKDQVIRLDCRSLDYEYFPFAFPGYKVVLCNSMVHHSLASSEYNVRRQQCESGVKAIQRLHPEVKSLRDASKSMLEEVKEELPAKVYDRCLYVIDEISRVQTATGLLQQGKLNEFGKLMYETHEGLSKLYEVSCPELDFLVSLASEREEVAGARVMGGGFGGCTINLVEADKVEDYTSFIRSRYQERYKKDPEIYVTTIENGVTVL, via the coding sequence ATGATACAAAAAACAAAAGAGCAATTTGTTGAACTGTTCGGTAAAGAACCCTTAATAGTAGTGTCGCCCGGCCGTATCAATCTTATTGGTGAACATACTGACTACAACGACGGCTTCGTACTTCCTGCCGCTATTGATAAAAAAATTGTTTATGCTATCGCTTTAAATGGTACCAACCAGTGCAATGCTTTTGCTGAGTTCAACCAGGAGAAGGCCTCTTTTTCGCTGGATGCGGTGGTACCTACGCCAGGATGGATCAATTACCTCATGGGTGTAGTGGCTACATTACAGCAACGTGGCTACAGTGTAGCAGGTTTTGACTGCGTAGTAGCAGGTGACATTCCGGTAGGCGCCGGCCTTTCCTCTTCTGCAGCAGTGGAAGGTGGCCTCGTGGCAGCGCTCGACAAGCTCTTTGGTTATGGCCTTTCCCGTATGGAAATGGCTTTGATTGGTCAACAGGCAGAGCATACTTTTCCTGGTGTAATGTGTGGTATCATGGATCAGTTTGCTAACCTGCATGGTAAGAAAGACCAGGTAATCCGACTGGATTGCCGCAGTCTGGACTATGAATATTTTCCATTTGCATTTCCGGGATACAAGGTAGTGTTGTGCAATTCTATGGTGCATCACTCACTGGCATCATCAGAATATAATGTACGTCGCCAGCAGTGTGAGTCGGGCGTAAAGGCGATACAGCGTTTGCATCCGGAAGTGAAATCTCTCCGTGATGCCAGCAAATCCATGCTGGAAGAAGTGAAGGAGGAACTGCCGGCTAAAGTATATGATCGTTGTTTATATGTAATCGACGAGATCAGTCGCGTACAAACCGCTACAGGCCTGTTACAGCAAGGTAAGCTGAACGAATTCGGTAAGCTGATGTACGAAACGCATGAAGGACTGAGCAAGTTGTATGAAGTAAGTTGTCCTGAGCTGGACTTCCTCGTTTCGCTGGCCAGCGAGCGGGAAGAAGTAGCTGGTGCACGTGTGATGGGTGGCGGCTTTGGCGGTTGTACCATCAACCTGGTGGAAGCGGATAAAGTGGAGGATTATACTTCCTTTATTCGTAGCCGTTACCAGGAGAGGTATAAGAAAGATCCTGAAATCTATGTTACTACCATTGAAAATGGTGTAACCGTTTTATAG
- the argG gene encoding argininosuccinate synthase has protein sequence MKKVVLGFSGGLDTSYCVKYLTEEKGYEVHSVIVNTGGFSEEELKEIEQRAYSLGVKSHKTVNAIRSYYDGVIKYLIFGNVLKNNTYPLSVSAERMSQALAIAEYVKEVGADAVAHGSTGAGNDQVRFDMVFHIMIPGVEIITPIRDMKLSREQEISYLQSKGVEVNFEKAMYSINKGIWGTSVGGKETLTSNGMLPEHAWPTQLTKNGEEQVKLVFEKGELVGINDKKFGHPSEAIQYLQTLAGPFAIGRDIHVGDTIIGIKGRVGFEAAAPMVIIKAHHALEKHVLTKWQLSWKDQLAQFYGNWMHEGQIMDPVMRDIEAFLQHTQENVSGEVFVTLMPYRFQVTGIQSPYDLMSSKFGKYGEMNSGWSGDDVRGFSKIFGNQTMIWHQVKNSND, from the coding sequence ATGAAAAAAGTAGTACTGGGATTTAGCGGAGGGCTTGATACTTCCTATTGCGTTAAATATCTGACTGAAGAAAAAGGATATGAAGTGCATTCTGTAATCGTAAACACCGGTGGTTTTTCTGAGGAAGAATTGAAGGAAATCGAGCAACGCGCATACAGTCTGGGTGTTAAGTCACACAAAACCGTTAATGCAATCCGCAGTTACTATGACGGCGTTATCAAATATCTGATCTTCGGTAATGTACTGAAGAATAATACTTATCCACTCAGCGTTTCTGCTGAACGTATGAGTCAGGCGCTGGCTATTGCGGAATATGTGAAAGAGGTTGGTGCAGATGCAGTAGCACATGGTTCTACCGGTGCCGGTAATGACCAGGTTCGTTTCGACATGGTATTCCATATTATGATCCCAGGTGTGGAAATTATCACTCCGATCCGTGATATGAAACTGAGCCGCGAACAGGAGATTTCTTACCTGCAATCTAAAGGTGTGGAAGTGAATTTCGAGAAAGCGATGTATTCTATCAACAAAGGTATCTGGGGTACTTCTGTAGGTGGTAAAGAAACGCTGACTTCCAACGGTATGCTGCCTGAGCATGCATGGCCTACCCAGCTCACTAAAAATGGTGAAGAGCAGGTGAAACTGGTATTCGAAAAAGGTGAACTGGTAGGTATCAACGATAAAAAATTCGGTCATCCTTCAGAAGCGATCCAATACCTGCAAACACTGGCTGGTCCTTTCGCGATCGGTCGTGATATCCACGTAGGTGATACCATCATCGGTATCAAAGGCCGCGTAGGCTTTGAAGCAGCTGCTCCTATGGTGATCATCAAAGCACACCATGCCCTCGAAAAACATGTACTTACCAAATGGCAGCTGAGCTGGAAAGACCAACTGGCGCAGTTCTACGGTAACTGGATGCACGAAGGCCAGATCATGGATCCTGTAATGCGTGACATCGAAGCATTCCTGCAACATACCCAGGAAAATGTAAGCGGCGAAGTATTCGTTACCCTGATGCCTTACCGCTTCCAGGTTACTGGTATCCAGAGCCCTTACGACCTGATGAGCAGCAAGTTTGGTAAATATGGTGAGATGAACAGCGGCTGGTCTGGCGATGATGTAAGAGGCTTCAGCAAAATTTTCGGTAACCAGACAATGATCTGGCATCAGGTAAAAAATTCCAACGACTAA
- a CDS encoding GNAT family N-acetyltransferase, whose protein sequence is MENQHIIVRVATPDDIHYSKTITDEMESSAKARGTGIAKRSPSYVELKMQEGKAVIALTDKGDWVGFCYIEAWGHDKFVANSGLIVNPAFRGHGVAKSIKKKIFELSRQKYPDSKIFGLTTGLAVMKINSELGYEPVTYSELTDDEEFWKGCRSCVNFDILTAKNRKNCLCTAMLYDPTEKLKEAEEKAMAAKMEAEAAEAEVQKLKMSVASNGKFHHEKKRRGFKGNIKLYERWLRFKRFVLLNNSKKEGGAAGARKKFLFF, encoded by the coding sequence TTGGAAAATCAACATATAATCGTTAGGGTAGCAACACCTGACGATATACACTATTCAAAGACCATCACCGATGAGATGGAATCGTCTGCAAAAGCGCGTGGAACCGGAATAGCGAAGCGTTCCCCGTCTTATGTGGAGCTGAAGATGCAGGAAGGCAAAGCTGTGATTGCTTTAACGGACAAGGGCGACTGGGTAGGTTTCTGTTATATAGAAGCCTGGGGCCATGATAAATTTGTTGCAAATTCAGGTTTAATCGTGAATCCGGCATTCCGTGGTCATGGAGTTGCCAAGTCAATTAAAAAGAAAATCTTCGAACTCTCCCGCCAGAAATATCCTGATTCAAAAATATTCGGACTGACGACAGGCCTTGCTGTGATGAAAATCAACAGCGAGCTGGGCTATGAGCCGGTTACCTATTCAGAGTTAACAGATGATGAAGAATTCTGGAAGGGCTGCCGCAGCTGCGTAAATTTCGATATTCTTACAGCGAAGAACCGTAAGAACTGTTTATGTACGGCCATGCTGTATGATCCGACCGAGAAGCTGAAAGAAGCAGAGGAGAAAGCGATGGCTGCGAAAATGGAAGCAGAAGCTGCTGAAGCGGAAGTGCAGAAACTGAAGATGTCTGTGGCATCTAACGGGAAATTTCACCACGAAAAAAAAAGACGTGGCTTCAAAGGTAATATAAAGCTGTATGAGCGCTGGTTACGTTTCAAAAGGTTTGTATTGCTGAACAACAGCAAGAAAGAAGGTGGCGCCGCAGGCGCGAGGAAAAAATTCCTCTTCTTCTGA
- a CDS encoding N-acetylornithine carbamoyltransferase has product MKQFISTADVPSVPRLVDIALEYKKNPFKDRALGQDKTLGMIFLNPSLRTRLSTQVAAKNLGMEPIVFNIDKEGWQLEMNDGVIMNGNTSEHVKEAAAVMGQYFDILAIRTFPGLKNKEEDYTEKYINQFIKYAGVPVVSLESATLHPLQSLTDVITIKERWNEARKPKVVMTWAPHVKALPQAVPNSFAQWINAWGEADFVITHPEGYELDEKFTNGATIEYDQDKALQDADFVYVKNWSSYKDYGKITCTDSSWMVTNEKLKNTNSAKVMHCLPVRRNVVIADEVLDGPNSIVIPEAGNRVWAAQAVLSEILKG; this is encoded by the coding sequence ATGAAACAGTTTATTTCAACAGCCGATGTTCCCAGTGTCCCGCGTTTGGTGGACATTGCACTGGAATACAAGAAAAATCCCTTCAAGGATAGAGCATTAGGACAAGACAAGACATTGGGAATGATATTCCTGAACCCTAGTTTACGTACGCGCCTGAGTACACAGGTAGCTGCCAAAAATCTGGGTATGGAACCTATTGTTTTCAATATTGATAAAGAAGGGTGGCAGCTTGAAATGAACGACGGCGTCATCATGAACGGGAATACTTCCGAACACGTGAAGGAAGCCGCTGCGGTAATGGGTCAATATTTCGATATCCTGGCCATCCGTACTTTCCCTGGTCTGAAGAACAAAGAAGAAGACTATACAGAGAAATATATCAACCAGTTCATTAAATATGCAGGGGTTCCTGTAGTGAGCCTGGAAAGTGCTACCCTGCACCCGTTGCAGAGTCTTACCGATGTGATCACCATCAAGGAAAGATGGAATGAAGCACGTAAGCCGAAGGTGGTAATGACCTGGGCGCCGCATGTAAAAGCGCTGCCACAGGCAGTTCCTAACTCTTTTGCACAGTGGATCAATGCCTGGGGTGAAGCGGATTTCGTGATCACGCACCCTGAAGGTTATGAACTGGATGAGAAATTCACCAACGGCGCCACCATCGAATACGATCAGGATAAAGCGCTGCAGGATGCTGACTTCGTATATGTGAAAAACTGGTCATCTTACAAAGATTACGGTAAAATCACCTGTACAGACAGCAGCTGGATGGTTACTAATGAAAAGCTCAAAAATACCAACAGTGCTAAAGTGATGCACTGTCTGCCCGTTAGAAGAAATGTAGTTATTGCAGATGAAGTACTCGATGGACCTAACTCCATCGTTATTCCGGAAGCAGGCAACCGCGTTTGGGCTGCACAGGCGGTATTGAGTGAAATTCTGAAAGGATAA
- a CDS encoding Gfo/Idh/MocA family protein — MMKQPLHRRSFLKNTAAAGIGLSMLGSSAKLFANEKKSKVRVGLIGVGARGLGHLSLCLHRDDVDVIAFADPDTAYTVPKARDMITKIYGAKKKVAEYTNGPEDFHNMLKRDDIDAVIIATPWELHSIMAIAAMKAGKTPAVEVCGASDIQECWELVNTSENTGIPVFGMENVCYRRDVMAVLQMVRQGLFGELTHLQGGYQHDLRGVKFNNGKQYYGGGVEFGENALSEAKWRTNHSVHRNGDLYPSHGLGPICNAINVNRGNRLLSLTSVATKSRGLHKYIVDNSSESHPNAKVEFKLGDIVSTLIKTNNGETIMLSHDTNSPRPYSLNFRVQGTNGLWMDDQKQIYIEKVSKNNDVWEPVGKFDDPASYYGKYDHPLWKKYANDAAGAGHGGMDWFVLNSFFESIKRGAPYALDVYDMATWYAITPLTEQSVAEGGSVQYIPDFTRGRWMNRKPIFALDDQY, encoded by the coding sequence ATGATGAAACAACCACTGCATCGCAGAAGTTTTCTCAAAAACACCGCAGCAGCAGGGATAGGCCTGTCTATGCTGGGTTCTTCTGCGAAATTGTTTGCCAATGAAAAAAAGTCTAAGGTAAGAGTAGGTCTGATCGGCGTTGGTGCCCGCGGACTGGGTCACCTGAGCTTATGTCTGCACAGAGATGATGTTGATGTAATTGCATTCGCTGATCCGGATACTGCCTATACCGTTCCGAAAGCGAGAGACATGATCACCAAAATTTATGGTGCAAAAAAGAAAGTAGCCGAGTATACCAACGGACCTGAAGATTTCCACAATATGCTGAAACGTGATGATATCGACGCTGTTATCATCGCTACTCCATGGGAACTCCACTCTATCATGGCAATTGCTGCTATGAAAGCCGGTAAAACGCCTGCTGTTGAAGTTTGCGGCGCCTCTGATATCCAGGAGTGCTGGGAACTTGTAAACACCAGCGAAAACACGGGCATCCCTGTTTTCGGTATGGAAAACGTATGCTACCGCAGAGATGTGATGGCAGTGCTTCAAATGGTCCGTCAGGGATTGTTTGGTGAACTGACTCACCTGCAAGGTGGCTACCAGCACGACTTACGTGGTGTTAAGTTCAACAACGGCAAACAATATTATGGCGGTGGCGTAGAGTTCGGTGAAAACGCACTCTCCGAAGCTAAATGGAGAACCAACCACTCCGTACACCGCAATGGTGACCTGTACCCTTCTCATGGTCTGGGTCCTATCTGCAATGCTATCAACGTCAACCGCGGTAACCGCCTCCTGTCGCTGACTTCAGTGGCTACCAAATCACGCGGCCTGCATAAATACATCGTTGACAACAGCAGCGAAAGCCATCCTAACGCTAAAGTTGAGTTCAAACTGGGTGATATCGTTTCTACCCTGATCAAAACCAACAACGGCGAAACCATCATGCTGTCGCATGATACCAACAGCCCACGCCCTTACTCACTGAACTTCCGCGTTCAGGGTACCAACGGCCTGTGGATGGATGATCAGAAACAGATCTACATCGAGAAAGTAAGCAAAAACAACGACGTATGGGAACCAGTGGGTAAATTCGACGACCCTGCTTCCTACTACGGTAAATACGATCACCCGCTGTGGAAGAAATACGCCAACGACGCTGCTGGCGCCGGCCACGGTGGTATGGACTGGTTCGTACTGAACTCCTTCTTCGAAAGTATCAAACGTGGTGCTCCTTATGCACTCGATGTATACGATATGGCTACCTGGTATGCTATCACCCCGCTCACTGAACAGTCAGTAGCTGAAGGTGGCAGTGTACAGTACATCCCTGACTTCACACGTGGTCGCTGGATGAACAGGAAACCAATCTTCGCACTCGACGATCAATACTAA
- the argB gene encoding acetylglutamate kinase: MIDLFIIKVGGNVIDNPALLQSFLGKFAAISAKKILIHGGGKVATRIGDKLGIESKYVDGRRITDADTIDVVTMVYGGLVNKQLIAQLQAKGCNAIGLTGADGNIIPATKRPVKDIDYGFVGDVKPEQVNIAPVVALLEAGIMPVFAPLTHDGKGQILNTNADTIASSLAIALSAKYNVRLLYCFEKKGVLSDPNDDNAVINLINKEIYQQLLDQKVLSDGILPKLTNAFGAIDNGVKEVLIGHAEDVLSNTTDQVAGTLIC, translated from the coding sequence ATGATAGATCTGTTTATCATTAAGGTTGGCGGTAATGTTATCGACAATCCGGCATTGCTGCAATCTTTCCTCGGAAAGTTTGCAGCAATTTCCGCTAAAAAGATACTGATACATGGCGGTGGTAAAGTAGCTACCCGTATCGGTGATAAGCTGGGAATTGAATCCAAATATGTAGACGGCCGCCGTATTACCGATGCCGATACCATTGATGTGGTAACCATGGTATACGGAGGACTCGTAAACAAGCAACTGATCGCGCAATTGCAGGCTAAAGGCTGTAATGCGATCGGCCTGACCGGTGCAGACGGGAATATCATTCCTGCCACCAAGCGCCCGGTAAAAGATATTGATTATGGGTTTGTGGGAGATGTGAAGCCGGAGCAGGTAAACATCGCGCCGGTAGTAGCGTTGCTGGAAGCGGGCATCATGCCGGTTTTCGCGCCACTTACTCATGATGGCAAAGGGCAGATACTGAATACCAATGCTGATACCATTGCCTCTTCACTGGCAATTGCGTTATCTGCGAAGTATAATGTACGACTGTTATATTGCTTTGAAAAGAAAGGAGTACTGAGTGATCCTAATGATGATAACGCTGTTATCAATCTTATCAATAAAGAAATTTATCAGCAGCTTTTAGATCAGAAAGTATTGTCGGACGGTATTTTACCTAAGCTGACCAATGCATTCGGTGCGATAGATAATGGTGTGAAAGAAGTGCTGATAGGCCATGCCGAAGATGTGTTGAGTAATACAACAGACCAGGTGGCAGGCACTTTAATTTGCTAA
- the argC gene encoding N-acetyl-gamma-glutamyl-phosphate reductase codes for MSNHKKIKAGIIGGAGYTGGEMIRLLLNHPEVEIAYVHSRSNAGNPLYAVHADLLGETELTFTGEITNDIDVMFLCLGHGESKKFVEATDIADHVKIVDLSQDFRLGESVKGREFVYGLPEINREAIKSAKNIANPGCFATAIQLGLLPLAKAGLLKEVHTTGITGSTGAGQSLQATSHFTWRANNISTYKVLTHQHLKEIRRSLQLLQPGYTADVNFVPVRGDFPRGIWVTSYLQCDLTLDEAVALYQAYYAGHPFTHVSTRQIDLKQVVNTNKVLIQLEKVGEKLVIHSIEDNLVKGASGQAVQNMNLMCGLDETAGLKLKSIVF; via the coding sequence ATGAGTAATCATAAAAAAATAAAAGCAGGAATCATCGGCGGTGCTGGTTATACCGGTGGCGAGATGATCAGGCTTTTGTTGAATCACCCGGAGGTAGAAATTGCGTATGTGCATAGCCGTAGTAATGCGGGTAATCCACTGTACGCAGTACATGCCGATCTGCTGGGTGAAACTGAACTGACCTTCACCGGCGAGATCACCAACGATATCGATGTGATGTTCCTCTGCCTGGGTCATGGTGAATCTAAAAAATTCGTGGAAGCTACTGATATAGCAGACCACGTGAAAATAGTAGATCTCAGCCAGGATTTTCGTTTAGGCGAAAGCGTGAAAGGCAGGGAGTTTGTTTACGGTCTTCCGGAAATAAACAGGGAAGCGATTAAATCTGCAAAGAATATCGCTAATCCCGGATGTTTCGCGACCGCTATTCAGTTAGGACTGCTGCCACTGGCAAAAGCCGGACTGCTGAAAGAAGTGCATACTACCGGTATCACCGGTTCCACAGGAGCGGGTCAGAGCCTGCAGGCCACTTCACACTTCACCTGGAGAGCAAATAATATCTCTACCTATAAAGTATTAACACATCAACATCTGAAAGAAATCCGACGAAGCCTGCAATTGCTGCAGCCCGGATATACAGCAGATGTAAACTTTGTTCCGGTGAGAGGCGACTTCCCACGTGGAATATGGGTTACTTCTTACCTGCAATGTGATCTGACATTGGATGAGGCGGTAGCATTATATCAAGCATATTATGCTGGTCATCCTTTTACCCATGTAAGCACCAGACAGATAGATCTGAAGCAGGTAGTGAATACAAACAAAGTACTGATACAGCTGGAGAAAGTGGGAGAGAAACTTGTGATTCATTCCATCGAAGATAATCTGGTAAAAGGCGCTTCCGGTCAGGCTGTACAAAATATGAACCTGATGTGTGGGCTGGATGAAACCGCAGGACTCAAACTGAAGTCCATCGTTTTCTAA
- a CDS encoding aspartate aminotransferase family protein, translating into MKLFDVYPVNNIVIDKALGSNVWDDQGTEYLDLYGGHAVISIGHTHPHYVKRLTDQLNKIGFYSNSIKMPLQEQLAALLGKVSGKEDYQLFLCNSGAEANENALKLASFHNGKKKVIAFRKSFHGRTSLAVAATDNPKIVAPVNETDNVVFLPWEDQAALEQAFKDHEVSSVIIEGIQGVGGIRVASESFLQKIRTLCDANNAVFIADSVQCGYGRSGKFFSHDYAGVNADIYTMAKGMGNGFPIGGIIISPKIAPSYGMLGTTFGGNHLACAAALAVLEVIESENLLNNAATVGEYLISELRKFEQVLEVRGRGLMIGIELPEELAHVRKNLLGVHKVFTGEAKPNVIRLLPSLALTQAHADQFLEAFRKEVK; encoded by the coding sequence ATGAAATTATTCGACGTATATCCCGTAAACAATATCGTAATTGACAAAGCACTTGGCTCTAACGTCTGGGATGATCAGGGAACAGAATATTTAGATTTATATGGCGGTCACGCGGTGATCTCCATTGGACATACACATCCGCATTATGTAAAGCGTCTGACAGATCAGCTGAACAAAATCGGTTTCTATTCCAACTCCATTAAAATGCCATTGCAGGAGCAGCTGGCAGCTTTACTGGGTAAAGTTTCCGGCAAGGAAGACTATCAGCTCTTCCTGTGTAACTCCGGTGCAGAAGCCAACGAAAACGCACTGAAACTGGCATCTTTCCATAACGGTAAAAAGAAAGTAATCGCTTTCAGGAAATCTTTCCACGGAAGAACATCGCTGGCAGTAGCGGCTACTGATAATCCTAAAATCGTAGCACCTGTAAACGAAACTGATAATGTGGTTTTTCTGCCATGGGAAGATCAGGCTGCGCTGGAACAGGCTTTCAAGGATCACGAAGTATCTTCTGTGATCATCGAAGGTATCCAGGGTGTAGGTGGTATCAGGGTTGCGAGTGAATCGTTCCTGCAAAAGATCCGCACACTGTGTGATGCCAACAATGCCGTGTTTATCGCTGACTCCGTACAGTGTGGTTATGGCAGAAGCGGCAAATTCTTCTCTCATGATTATGCCGGTGTAAATGCAGACATCTACACTATGGCAAAAGGTATGGGTAATGGTTTCCCTATCGGTGGTATCATTATCTCTCCTAAAATAGCACCAAGCTATGGTATGCTGGGTACTACCTTTGGTGGTAACCACCTGGCATGTGCCGCTGCACTGGCTGTACTGGAGGTAATCGAATCCGAAAACCTGCTGAACAACGCTGCTACCGTAGGTGAATACCTGATCAGTGAGCTGAGGAAATTTGAGCAGGTACTGGAAGTAAGAGGTCGTGGTTTGATGATCGGTATTGAACTGCCTGAAGAACTGGCGCACGTAAGGAAAAACCTGCTGGGCGTACATAAAGTATTCACAGGTGAAGCAAAACCAAATGTGATCCGTCTGTTACCATCACTGGCGCTCACGCAGGCACATGCAGACCAATTTTTAGAAGCATTCAGAAAAGAAGTGAAATAA